CTTCCAGTGCGGTTAATGCCACCTCACCATCGCCCTGAGAAAAGTGTCCGTCGCCGGTATAAAACAGCGCGCCGTCAACTTGTACGGGAAGATATACCGTTGCACCCTCGCCAAGGTCATTTACGTCGATATTACCGCCAGTGAAAGTTGGCGGTACTGAATGCACAGGCTCACTGGTATTCTGCGCAACACCCATAACTCCCATAAATGGGCTGATCGGAAAGCGAATGGACTTACCGTCGCCATTTTTGATTACCGCGTGATAGCCGTTATCGCTAGCTTCTATCGGCGTGAATACAGAAATATTGTGGTAACGCTCAGGATGTTCAGCACTGGCATTAGCTTCACGCGGTATTTTTGGATACTCGCCTGCTAGCGCACCTTTGCCATGGCGATTAGAGATAACGCCATAGGGAACGCGTGGACTTAACTTCAATACCTCAACTTTTAAAATATCGCCAGCTTTAGCGCCTTCAATAGCAACTGGGCCGGTAACAACATGTGGTCCGTCTTTATCAAAGTCATGCGCCATGTCCGAGCTGGCAAGCTCGGCCGCATCAGTCAAAACCTGCTGTTGCGCTACACCATGCTGGTGAAAATAAGCGGTCGGGTTGCGACCTTGATCTTCCAGAATGCCCTCATGCGAAATAGTGTCAAAGGTAATGATGGTGCCTGAGTTAACCGTCAAAACCGGCTTGCTGTCACGATTGGGTAAATAGCCCCAGGTGACGGTTTTGGGTGTTGAAGGAATATAAAATTGGCCTAATGTGGCATCGTTAATTTCGGTTACGCTCGAATGCATTGGCTGCAGTACCGTAAATGTATTATTGACTGAGCTGTCTGATATCGCGGCCGTGCTGCTTAGGCAAAGGCAAGCCGTTAGTAAAAATGGAAAACGTTGTCGCATGGGTACCTCGCGGTAAAAGTTTGAAAATGAACAGATGATGTTTAATTAAAAACAATGCACATACTGGGCCAAAAGCTGTCTATTTGGTCAATAAATGTATATGAGCGTTTTGTGGTTAGAAGTTGGCGGCAATATTTTGCTTTTTTAAGGTAAAAAAAAGCCCAGCATAGCTGGGCAAAAATACCTGGAGGAAACGGTTTAGAAGTTAACGTGAGCCATTAACTGAACAGCAGTCTGGTCGGCACCGTCTACGCCGAATTTGTTCTGCCAGTAATCAACTTCAACGCCGACGTAGTATTTGTTGGTTTCGCCAAAGAAGTTACCCACGTCAAGCTTAAGCTGTGGCTGTGTGTGGAAAGTTGCTTCAACATCGCCAAAGTCATTTTCGGTTTCAGTTGTGGCATCCAAAAATCCATCAAAGCTAAATGCTGCACCGCCGATATTAAATGGAAGACCCCATGCTACAGTGATTTGAGCATTGTCGTCTTGCGCGTCGTTTGAGCGGTAATAGATATTAGTATCTAAAAAGATGAAACCAGGCGCGTTCCAGCGAACACCAACACCACCAAGATAGTTTACAAAGCCTTCAAAGCCAGAAGGGTTACCGTTTTCAAGCTGAGTCACCAAGTAAACATCTTTAATCACTGCGTCTGAAAAACCTTTACCGCCGGTTAAGCTGATGTCGGCGCCAAGCTCTAAATAAGTCTCATCTAGGCCGTCGTCTTCATCTTCACCGCGCACGATGTCAACGAATGAGAAGCTTTTACCCCAGCTGTAAGCACCAGCATGTTCAAACGTGATGACTGAGCCATCAGCTTCTTCATCTGAAAATGGGTTCAAATATTCTGAGCCAGCCAAGTAAGTTAAGCTAGTGTTCGTCCAAAAAGTTTCAGCCTGTGCAGCTGATGCTGAGGCGATAAGTGCAGTAGCAATCGCAGTTTTCTTAAGTAACGTCATGGTCTATACCTTAAGTTGGTTAAAAAATAATGGGTCAATCCCCATCTGTAGAGGTTTATATATTGACTTGCGAACTTATAAAGCAAAAAGCTGGCCAACTAGACAATTATTTAAAAAATAAACCAAATGGTCAATTATTTGCGTATTTAATGAAAAAGCCTTGCTGTAATGTCCTTTAAGGCGCACTAATTTAGATCAGCTGTGGTTAAAATCAGTGCAATTTAGGGATATTGGCAATACCTGACTTGCTGGTTAAGCTTGCGCTGTTATGATTTAGGCTTACGGCATACGCTTTGCTATAAATTAGCAGCGAGTTGGCCACTGTGCCGATAAGCTATTCTAAACCGGCGCTTGTAGGGCTAAACAGTCAAGCAGCAGACGGTTATTTTTTTACCGATAATAAGCAGTAAGACATGAAAATTGACAATGTGAAGGCTAGCATCGAAGCCAATAAAAAATATAAAACGGGTAAAATTCGCGAGCAGAACTACCAAGTGATTCTCGATGCCGCAGAACTGATTTTCGCCCAAAATGGCTATAAAGGTGCCAGCATGATGGCGATCGCCGATATTGCTGGTTTGCCAAAGGCGAATATCCATTATTACTTTAAAAACAAATCCACCTTATATGCTGCAGTGCTTGAGCGCATTATTGCCGAGTGGAATAGCGGCCTTGATGAGATAAGCCCAGACGATGATCCGGCCGTTGTGTTGGCAACTTATATATATGACAAGGTGCGACTGGCCTGTGAGAAGCCACTGCCGTCAAAATTATTTGCCAGTGAAATTATATCCGGCGCGCCTTATCTGGCCGACTATATTAAAAATGATATGCGTGCTTGGTTAGCCAGTAAGGTGGCGGTGTTTAATGCTTGGATGCAGGCCGGCAAAATGCGCCAACTGGATGCTGAGCATTTGATTTTTATGATTTGGGCTACGACTCAGCATTACGCCGATTTTGAAACCCAGGTATTGTTAATTAGGAACCGTGTTGAGTACACCCAAGACGATATTGAACATATCGCCAGTTTTGTCTGCAATATGTTATTGAACGGATGTGGATTATCGTTGCCAAACTTAGAGCAAATTCCTTCTTTGGTTGAGGCTTAAATCTATGGCAATTTCAACACCCGACTTATTTGATGCGCACCGAAGCAGCGTGCAGGTTGCACATCAAGGTTTTCAACAATACGGCGCAATTCGGCAGTTTCACGGGCAGGCTGCCACAGCGCTGTGTCCGATGGATAATTCAATGGCGGTTGCGGCTGTCGAGGAACCCGGTGAGTCGAGAGTGCTGGTGATTGATGCGGGTAATAATCCAGATTATGCATTTCTTGGCGATATTATGGCTGAAAAAGCGATTCGTAATGGCTGGGCTGGGATAGTGGTGAATGGCTGTGTGCGCGACATTGAAATCTTACGAGATATGCCGATAGCGGTGATGGCCTTGGGCGTTATCCCGCGCAGCACAGTTAAGAAAGGTATTGGCCTGAGAGATGTTGCAGTCGCATGCCATGGATTAACCGTCCATCCCGGTGATTATTTATACGCTGATGAAAACGGCCTGCTATTAAGTAAGCAGCCGCTGATGTAAACCGCCCTCAGCGTTAAAGCCAAAAAGCTCCCAACTGATATGGTAGAAAACTGCTTGATGCCAGCATAAATACTGGCATTTGCTGAAAAATCGCGCAATAATAGTTGACCAAACGGGCAGGATTTCAGTTTGCCCGATGTTTTATGTTTGATAAAAGTAATGATAGGTAGTTACTGTGAGTGTTAATCATCCCTCGGGCATTTTTTGCGAGCATGGCCCCAGACTGTTGCAATGGTCTGAGCAGGGGCTACTTGCAGATAAGCGTTTAGCAGTAAAAGACCTATTTGCGTTAAAAGGCTACCGCAATGCGGCAGGCAATCCTGATTGGTATGCAAGCCACAGTGAAGCGACACAAACGGCGGTCAGTTTGGCGCGTTGCCTCAATGCAGGGGCGATATTTAATGGCTTCACTATTACCGATGAATTGGCCTATGCGCTACAGGGCGCAAATATGCATTATGGTTGTGCTGATAATCCTAAAGCCCCTGGCCATGTTTGCGGCGGCTCATCGATGGGCAGCGCAGCCGCAGTGGCGGCCAACTTAGCCGATATTGCCTTAGGCACTGACACCGGCGGTTCGGTGCGTGTGCCAGCCAGTTATTGTGGCATTTATGGTATTCGTCCCAGCCATAATGCAGTCAGCACTGAGGGGTTGGTGGCGCTAGCGCCACCGTTTGATACCGTGGGTTGGTTTGCCAATAATGCTGATGACTTAGCCTTGATGGGTGAGGTGTTACTGCCTAAGCAAAACTCTATTGCCGCAAGGTCGGTGATTATTTGTGAAGATATTTTGGCGCTGGCCGAACCTGACATCGCTGATGCGATTCGCGCGGCTGCGCCAGCTGTGGCTGAGCAGCTATCGCTGCCATTGCAGCATCGCCGTTTAGCGGCAGCAGAAGTGCAATTATTAAATGAATTAAATACGGTTTTTAGCGTCTTACAAGGGCGAGCCTGTGCTGAGCAACACGGCGTCTGGATTGAGCGCAATAAACCCAGCTTTGAAGCAGCGATTGCTGAACGATTTGCCAAGGCGATGACATTATCTGAGGCTGAGGTATTAACAGCCAGTCAAAAGCAGCTCAGCTGGCAGCAAATATTTAAGCGTTTGATCGCTGAAGACGACATATTAATTTTACCCAGTAGCGTAAGCACGGCGCCAAAACCGGATCAATCGCAATCCGAATTGCGTCAGCGTTTATTAAGCCTCACCGCGATTGCTGGGCTTACTGGTTCGGTACAAATCCATGTGCCGAGCTTTACGATAACCGAACAAGGTATGGATAAACCCAGTGGCTATTCATTATTACGCCACAG
This region of Pseudomonadales bacterium genomic DNA includes:
- a CDS encoding amidase; this encodes MSVNHPSGIFCEHGPRLLQWSEQGLLADKRLAVKDLFALKGYRNAAGNPDWYASHSEATQTAVSLARCLNAGAIFNGFTITDELAYALQGANMHYGCADNPKAPGHVCGGSSMGSAAAVAANLADIALGTDTGGSVRVPASYCGIYGIRPSHNAVSTEGLVALAPPFDTVGWFANNADDLALMGEVLLPKQNSIAARSVIICEDILALAEPDIADAIRAAAPAVAEQLSLPLQHRRLAAAEVQLLNELNTVFSVLQGRACAEQHGVWIERNKPSFEAAIAERFAKAMTLSEAEVLTASQKQLSWQQIFKRLIAEDDILILPSSVSTAPKPDQSQSELRQRLLSLTAIAGLTGSVQIHVPSFTITEQGMDKPSGYSLLRHSGHDQALLASIREII
- the rraA gene encoding ribonuclease E activity regulator RraA; translated protein: MAISTPDLFDAHRSSVQVAHQGFQQYGAIRQFHGQAATALCPMDNSMAVAAVEEPGESRVLVIDAGNNPDYAFLGDIMAEKAIRNGWAGIVVNGCVRDIEILRDMPIAVMALGVIPRSTVKKGIGLRDVAVACHGLTVHPGDYLYADENGLLLSKQPLM
- a CDS encoding acetamidase/formamidase family protein, translated to MRQRFPFLLTACLCLSSTAAISDSSVNNTFTVLQPMHSSVTEINDATLGQFYIPSTPKTVTWGYLPNRDSKPVLTVNSGTIITFDTISHEGILEDQGRNPTAYFHQHGVAQQQVLTDAAELASSDMAHDFDKDGPHVVTGPVAIEGAKAGDILKVEVLKLSPRVPYGVISNRHGKGALAGEYPKIPREANASAEHPERYHNISVFTPIEASDNGYHAVIKNGDGKSIRFPISPFMGVMGVAQNTSEPVHSVPPTFTGGNIDVNDLGEGATVYLPVQVDGALFYTGDGHFSQGDGEVALTALEGSLRATFKLTLLKSGQAPGKTVHQPLGETDEFWLALGLDPDLDEAMKKSTREAIRFXNQHYGIDEHIALAYLSAATTFEVSQVVDKTKGIHAMIRKADFDEFEGHKH
- a CDS encoding TetR family transcriptional regulator C-terminal domain-containing protein; translation: MKASIEANKKYKTGKIREQNYQVILDAAELIFAQNGYKGASMMAIADIAGLPKANIHYYFKNKSTLYAAVLERIIAEWNSGLDEISPDDDPAVVLATYIYDKVRLACEKPLPSKLFASEIISGAPYLADYIKNDMRAWLASKVAVFNAWMQAGKMRQLDAEHLIFMIWATTQHYADFETQVLLIRNRVEYTQDDIEHIASFVCNMLLNGCGLSLPNLEQIPSLVEA